ATGACCTTTTGAACATTTAACTCATAACATGCAATTGAATTCGTTAGAGTGGAGGCGGGTTTGCTGAATATGCGGTGGCGTCAAAAAGCTTGACAGTTGAAAGACCACCTGAAGTATCTGCTGCTGAAGGTGCAGGATTACCTGTAGCAGGCCTTACTGCACTTCAAGCCCTCACCAATGCATCAGGAATCAATCTAGATGGCGCAGGGACACCAACTAACATCCTTATCACAGCTGCCTCAGGTGGAGTGGGTCAGTACGCTGTTCAGCTTGCAAAGCTTGGAAATGTTCATGTCACAGCAACCTGTGGAGCACGTAATATTGAATTCGTCAAGAGCTTAGGGGCAGACGAAGTTCTGGATTACAAAACCCCGGAAGGGGCAGCCCTTAAAAGCCCATCAGGGCGCAAATATGACTTTGTCATCCACTGTGCTACAGGCATTCCATTTTCTACATTCGAGCCCAATTTGAGTGCGAAAGGTAAAGTGATTGATATTACTCCTGGTCCTAGTGCGATGCTAGTGGCAGCATTTAAGAAGTTGACATTTTCGAAAAAGGGATTGGTGCCGCTGCTTATGATTCCAAAGAGCGAGAACTTGGTGTATCTAGTTAATTTGGTGAAAGAAGGAAAGCTTAAGACGATAGTTGATTCGAAGCATCCATTGAGCAAGGCTGAGGATGCATGGGCAAAGAGCATCGAGGGCCATGCTACAGGAAAGATAATTGTGGAGCCCTAAGCACCATTGTGGCTGCACAAATATAGTGTCTTGTTTTGATCTGAATATATATGTAATGGAGGGGACCTGGGGATGTTTACTTCTTATGCACTCTGGATGCATAAAGATGTACAACTGGCACACTGCTGTATTTAGGTTACTTTGAACATGTGGTTTTCTTTTGGGTGGCGCTGTATTTAGCCTGTAAAGCATTACTTTTTGTTTGCGTGTGTCTAAGCTTCTTGAGTATTTGAATtgctctttaacaaaaaaaaagtgatcGAGTCACAGTAGAGATTGCTCCAGCTTGATCTCCAGCTTGATGACCCGGACTGCATGTTGTCCAACTAATTGGTGACTATAAGATGATTCTCATAAATTTTTCACAAAAATTTGTGTCCCTTTTGTCAATGAACATGTCAAGTCTAATGGTGGAGTTTTGAAATCTCTCTATTGTGATCCTTTTCATTTTTTCCACACTTGCATAAGTTAGCGTTGGAGTAATAGagcataattttttttcaataGGTATTGTTGGCATATCATCTGGGATCACTTTATGGAGTTCATAAAAAAGTTCTTCAACACTAGGAAATGTGGATTAGATATGGCCATATGGGCATTCCTTAGTTGTCTGAAGTTGTGGCTTAGCTGCAAGATCAGCTAATCCAACCAAATCAACTACAAGCTGAAACACAGGAAAACATTATCGAGTTAAGCGAATCCAACCACGTGGGAATTTTTAGATTTGGAAGAACTTTTGGTTTAGCCAAAAACTTGTTCTTCACTTTCTTTCAAGTTAATCTGACAGTCTGAGGTTATAGGCAGCTCCAAGAAGATAACATTTCTTGCTGATGAAAAGTCTATCCCAATTTCTCCAGCAGTAATTCCAATTATTGCAACCTTAACCTGATATGCACAAGACAAATTAATCTTCAAATTACATTCAGGATTCTATATGGAGAATTCTAATCTGCTTCAGAAGATCCCATGGCAATAATATTCTTCTAATAAACCAAATCAGTTgaattttgtaaaagaaacatgaTTTGAACCTCTGCTGATGATCGGATTGCCTATCTCTAGCAAGTGTGTGCCCAACAATCCTGACAAATCCAATTCCTTTCTCACACACGATCCCCTGAAGAGTTGCAGCGTTGAAATTTTTTTAACTTAAAAggttgaaaataaaaagagaaagagaatacaAGAAGGGAGCGTCTAAGCGAGTCCAAAGGTGAGGTAACGCCAACATCAAAAAAACAGAGAAACACCAGCTAGAAGAGTGGCAAAAGCCAACTCCTAAACCAAGCAAAGATTTccaacaaaacaaaaaagttgGAACTAAGACATTATAAACAACTCCAACTTATTTATGCTTCCAAGTTACGGAACGTTgacccttacccaaattctcatttgGAATTTCTATTTGAGTCTTGAACGTTCTTTTTCCGTTTTTTTACTAGCTTTGTCTTCAAAGGCCAAGTGTTGAGCATACTTATCTGATTATACGTCATAAAATTCTTCATTATCCTCCTCGCAGTCTTTAATTGCAACTCTATCTTCATCTTGAGAAGTATGCACATTAGTCAGCACTCTAAAAGTGTTATTCATTTTGACAGGAATATCAATGATCCTAGCCTTTATATTGTCTTCCTTATGAAGTGGAGCAATCTTAGCAGGAGATTTCTGGCTTGAAGCTGTTTCCCAATTTTTCCATGTCCCTTGATAATAAAGGGATTATGTTTCACTTCACCACTATTTTGCATACCTGCAATCTTGTTTGGACTCTTTGCAGGGGCCACTTGACTCTTTCCCATTGAAACTGGTTCAGATATTGCATTTGTTGCAGTTGAAGTTGCACCAACAATCTTTTTACAAGAATCAATAGTATTAACTTGCTTCCTTGGAGATttagatgaaaaagtgaaagtaacactttttcataaacggagggagtatttttttaTTAGATCATAATTATAAgaataatatattaaaaaaatgatTTCGAAAGATGTGTTAATATCCGTTAAATTTACGGATTATGTGTAAAAGTTTCCCCCAAACATTTCCGGAAGCAAAATCTCTAATAATCATAGGTTTATAATGAAGTACAATATTTCTCTTTCATTGTTGCAATATGTTTCAATATGCACTTCAAACGTTTGCTTCATTAACACAATTATCATTTAAATCTTTGACTATAGACTCGGTAGGTTCAATTAGATACATTTATTTAAAGACTCGACAAGAAATTATACTAACTCACcaccttttttatttatttttctattttgagaTGCCGACGTTTGCTTTCTTTATAGATTCGGAGGCATACCGACAAATCATTACATATACAATTAATATACttttttaaaattaaattataaTGACTTTTGCAAAATAATTTATTCCCTAAATCTACCATTATAATCAACGATTAAATAATTTATTCCCTCATCtaaagcaaagaaaaaaaagaatcacCCCGAAAGCTTAAGAATACCTATAGGTCCTATACTACAAAGTAGTGGTCATGTATAACCTGTATAAGAACTAATGTACAAAACAAAGTATAAACACAAAGACCACCATATTTTTATCTagttaaattggggcctatagattACTTCATCTACCTTATACACAATGACAAGGGGTGTCTAAATTTAAAGAaaactaccaaaattaccctctaaaaaatattaatattactaaattacCCCCATCAACtcttaataataaacctaaaactaaaatca
This genomic stretch from Papaver somniferum cultivar HN1 chromosome 5, ASM357369v1, whole genome shotgun sequence harbors:
- the LOC113282894 gene encoding chloroplast envelope quinone oxidoreductase homolog; amino-acid sequence: MAGKLMRAVLFEGYGGGAAGLKHVEVPVPSPKKDEVLLKLEATSINPIDWKIQKGVLRPLMPRKFPYIPGTDVAGEVIEVGPGVTNVKAGDKVVALLSHNSGGGFAEYAVASKSLTVERPPEVSAAEGAGLPVAGLTALQALTNASGINLDGAGTPTNILITAASGGVGQYAVQLAKLGNVHVTATCGARNIEFVKSLGADEVLDYKTPEGAALKSPSGRKYDFVIHCATGIPFSTFEPNLSAKGKVIDITPGPSAMLVAAFKKLTFSKKGLVPLLMIPKSENLVYLVNLVKEGKLKTIVDSKHPLSKAEDAWAKSIEGHATGKIIVEP